One Bacillus sp. 1780r2a1 DNA segment encodes these proteins:
- a CDS encoding M23 family metallopeptidase, which translates to MNRRADEIRKRIAERKKKQLSTAKKIPHEPLHTSLMSEEEKYGFPDYSPIEYTPTTSGGERYPFFRKERFFFKVLASACLVLIVAILFKSPSPTFEKARTYISTTMDQEFQFAAVSSWYEDQFGKPLTLLPQKDEPKIDEQSVSGGYVMPASGKVMETFEEDKQGVTIQTGADSVVEAMSEGIVRYVGKRDGIGNTVIIQHADGSETWYGQLKTVDVNVYDFVNKGKELGVVASSDDGETGLFYFAIKKGEKFVDPSQVIQFE; encoded by the coding sequence ATGAATCGACGTGCTGATGAAATTCGAAAGCGAATTGCTGAGCGTAAAAAAAAGCAGCTGTCTACTGCTAAGAAAATCCCGCATGAGCCACTTCATACGTCATTGATGAGTGAAGAAGAAAAGTATGGATTTCCTGATTATTCACCTATTGAATATACGCCTACTACTAGTGGCGGTGAGCGCTATCCCTTCTTTCGAAAAGAGCGTTTCTTTTTTAAAGTGTTAGCTTCAGCTTGCTTAGTGCTCATCGTAGCAATTTTATTTAAAAGTCCGTCCCCGACATTTGAAAAAGCAAGGACGTACATTTCCACAACAATGGATCAAGAATTTCAGTTTGCAGCAGTTTCATCTTGGTATGAAGACCAATTTGGCAAGCCTCTTACACTTTTACCACAAAAAGATGAACCTAAAATTGATGAGCAAAGCGTTAGCGGAGGTTACGTTATGCCTGCATCTGGAAAAGTGATGGAAACTTTTGAAGAGGATAAGCAAGGCGTAACAATTCAAACAGGAGCTGATTCTGTTGTGGAAGCCATGAGTGAAGGGATTGTTCGCTATGTTGGTAAGCGAGATGGAATTGGTAACACGGTAATTATCCAGCACGCTGATGGCTCTGAAACATGGTATGGACAATTAAAAACGGTGGATGTAAACGTTTATGACTTTGTTAATAAAGGAAAAGAACTTGGCGTAGTGGCAAGTTCAGACGATGGAGAAACAGGCCTCTTTTATTTTGCTATAAAAAAAGGTGAAAAGTTTGTGGATCCTAGTCAGGTGATTCAATTTGAATAG
- the minD gene encoding septum site-determining protein MinD, giving the protein MGEAIVVTSGKGGVGKTTTSANLGTALALAGKRVCLVDTDIGLRNLDVVMGLENRIIYDLVDVVEGRCQPQKALIKDKRFECLYLLPAAQTSDKTAVQPEQMRELILELKQEYDYVIIDCPAGIEQGYKNAVAGADKALVVTTPEVSAVRDADRIIGLLEQEDIESPKLVINRIRSHMMKNGDMLDVDEIAQLLAVDLIGIVADDENVIKASNSGEPIVMDPSSKASIAYRNIARRILGETVPLQSLDDEDKGMFARIKRFFGVRA; this is encoded by the coding sequence GTGGGAGAGGCTATTGTTGTTACGTCTGGTAAAGGTGGAGTTGGGAAAACAACGACATCTGCCAACTTAGGTACTGCGCTGGCGTTAGCTGGAAAGCGCGTTTGTTTAGTAGACACTGATATCGGTCTGCGCAACCTTGATGTTGTGATGGGACTGGAAAATCGAATTATATATGATCTTGTAGACGTGGTAGAAGGGCGCTGCCAACCTCAAAAAGCCTTAATTAAAGACAAACGATTTGAATGTTTGTATCTGCTTCCTGCTGCTCAAACGAGCGATAAGACAGCTGTTCAGCCAGAGCAAATGCGTGAGCTGATTCTTGAATTAAAGCAAGAGTACGACTATGTCATTATTGATTGCCCAGCTGGTATTGAGCAAGGGTATAAAAATGCAGTAGCTGGTGCAGATAAAGCGCTCGTTGTGACAACTCCAGAAGTGTCAGCTGTTCGTGATGCTGATCGCATTATTGGGTTGCTCGAGCAAGAAGATATTGAATCACCAAAGCTTGTCATTAACCGAATTCGAAGTCATATGATGAAAAATGGAGATATGCTTGATGTAGATGAAATTGCTCAGCTGCTTGCAGTTGACCTTATTGGAATTGTAGCCGATGATGAAAATGTCATTAAAGCATCTAATAGCGGTGAGCCTATCGTTATGGATCCATCTAGCAAGGCTTCCATTGCTTATCGTAATATCGCACGACGAATTCTTGGTGAAACCGTTCCTTTACAATCGCTTGATGATGAAGATAAAGGGATGTTCGCACGCATTAAACGATTCTTTGGTGTACGCGCATAA
- the minC gene encoding septum site-determining protein MinC gives MNKQKQQNITIKGTKDGLTLHLNDACSFEELLAELQTKLLTNKHGDDEQHVTVYVKVGNRFITEDQENELKALIEKNRHLVVKQIDSNVILKQDALRVKEQEELVSVAKVVRSGQVLHVEGDLLLIGDVNPGGTIVAGGNLFILGALKGIAHAGYRGNKTAVIAASIMQPSQLRIADVITRPEEEDSDKEQSVMECAYLDDANQMVIDRVQGLASLRPNLTRLERRI, from the coding sequence TTGAATAAACAAAAGCAACAAAATATAACCATTAAAGGAACGAAAGATGGACTAACGCTCCATCTCAATGACGCATGTTCGTTCGAGGAGCTATTAGCTGAACTACAGACGAAGCTTTTGACGAATAAACATGGAGATGACGAGCAGCATGTCACCGTATATGTGAAAGTTGGAAATCGTTTTATTACTGAAGATCAGGAAAACGAGCTAAAGGCGCTCATCGAGAAGAATCGACACTTAGTGGTCAAGCAAATCGATAGTAACGTCATTTTAAAACAGGATGCATTACGGGTAAAAGAACAAGAAGAATTAGTTTCTGTTGCAAAAGTTGTGCGCTCAGGACAAGTGCTTCACGTCGAAGGAGATCTATTATTAATCGGCGACGTTAATCCTGGGGGAACCATTGTAGCAGGGGGAAATCTTTTTATATTAGGTGCTTTAAAAGGAATTGCTCATGCAGGGTATCGTGGTAATAAAACGGCAGTCATTGCAGCTTCAATTATGCAACCGTCTCAGCTTCGAATTGCTGATGTAATTACACGACCCGAAGAAGAGGATAGTGATAAAGAGCAAAGTGTCATGGAATGCGCATATTTAGATGACGCAAATCAAATGGTTATAGACCGCGTTCAAGGCTTAGCGAGTCTACGACCTAACTTGACAAGGTTAGAAAGGAGAATTTGA
- the mreD gene encoding rod shape-determining protein MreD yields MKRFLLPFIILVIFMLESIFVNFVAMQPAFRDWLLSPRFVLIALVFMTIYINRKQAMIFGIVFGFLYDIAFTDVLGIYALGLPAVCYIVSQLIKIWQNNLLVVLFICLIAVAIIEFYVYGINTIIGVSDMVLGRFLAERFYATLILNAIFAVIFALPLQKCFQYFSLFYAKER; encoded by the coding sequence ATGAAACGCTTCCTCTTACCTTTCATAATTCTAGTTATTTTTATGTTAGAAAGCATTTTTGTAAACTTTGTTGCGATGCAGCCAGCTTTTCGAGACTGGCTTTTATCGCCGCGCTTTGTTTTAATTGCGCTAGTGTTTATGACCATTTATATTAATCGCAAGCAAGCGATGATTTTTGGAATTGTTTTTGGGTTTTTATATGATATCGCCTTTACGGATGTACTGGGTATTTATGCGCTTGGCCTACCAGCCGTATGTTATATCGTGTCACAGCTTATAAAAATTTGGCAAAACAATTTATTAGTGGTACTTTTCATTTGTTTAATTGCAGTTGCAATTATTGAATTTTATGTATATGGCATTAATACAATTATCGGGGTATCCGATATGGTACTGGGGCGTTTCTTAGCGGAACGATTCTATGCGACTCTGATTTTAAATGCAATTTTTGCGGTGATTTTTGCGCTACCTCTACAAAAGTGTTTTCAATACTTTTCACTGTTTTATGCGAAGGAGCGATGA
- the mreC gene encoding rod shape-determining protein MreC, which produces MPQFFLNKRLVILLVSIIVLVALIGFSLNGRKDVTWPEQFVKDTVGLVQATFHQPAQYVAGFFENVGDLKRTYEENEVLKARLDERMQLEAKVSELETENDKLREQVDKESDLKAYSPIEATVIARNPDRWHDVIAIDKGKVHNVEENMAVITPGGLIGKVKHASQFTSTVQLISSSDRTNRVSAKIQAKTPVYGLIEGYDEEEQALLLRRIPFDAEIKEKQKVVTSGLGGEDGVFPSGLVIGEITKIEPDEYGLTQKAYIKPSTDLYDLDHVMVAKRSTVMSEDSLEVEEEE; this is translated from the coding sequence GTGCCACAGTTTTTTCTAAATAAACGTCTAGTTATTTTGTTAGTTAGTATTATTGTATTAGTGGCATTGATTGGTTTTTCGTTAAATGGTCGTAAAGATGTAACGTGGCCTGAACAGTTTGTGAAAGACACGGTCGGTCTTGTTCAGGCTACATTTCACCAACCCGCACAGTATGTAGCGGGTTTCTTTGAAAATGTAGGTGACCTAAAACGTACATATGAAGAAAATGAAGTGCTAAAAGCACGCCTTGACGAGCGTATGCAATTAGAAGCGAAAGTAAGTGAGCTAGAAACAGAAAATGATAAGCTACGTGAACAAGTGGATAAAGAAAGCGACCTCAAAGCTTATAGTCCAATCGAAGCAACGGTTATTGCTCGAAACCCAGACCGCTGGCATGACGTTATTGCTATTGATAAAGGGAAAGTTCACAATGTTGAAGAAAACATGGCCGTGATTACGCCAGGTGGACTTATTGGGAAAGTAAAACATGCTTCTCAGTTTACTTCAACGGTTCAATTGATTAGCTCATCCGATCGTACTAACCGCGTATCGGCTAAGATTCAAGCAAAAACACCTGTGTACGGTTTAATTGAAGGATACGACGAAGAAGAACAAGCTCTTTTATTAAGACGAATTCCATTTGATGCTGAAATTAAAGAAAAACAAAAAGTTGTTACCTCTGGCCTTGGGGGCGAAGATGGTGTATTCCCAAGCGGACTTGTTATTGGGGAAATTACAAAGATTGAGCCTGATGAGTACGGTTTAACACAAAAAGCATACATTAAGCCATCAACAGACCTATACGACCTTGACCATGTCATGGTTGCTAAAAGAAGTACAGTGATGTCTGAAGATAGCCTAGAAGTAGAGGAGGAAGAGTGA
- a CDS encoding rod shape-determining protein produces MFGIGTRDLGIDLGTANTLVYVKGKGIVVREPSVVALQTDTKQIVAVGNDAKNMIGRTPGNVVALRPMKDGVIADYETTATMMKYYIKQAQKTKSLFAGKPYVMVCVPSGITAVEKRAVIDATRQAGARDAYTIEEPFAAAIGANLPVWEPTGSMVVDIGGGTTEVAIISLGGIVTCQSIRIAGDEMDEAIIQYIRKNYNLMIGERTSEALKVEIGSAGIPEGIDNMEIRGRDLLTGLPKTIEISAEEIADALKDTVAAIVDSVKGTLEKTPPELAADIMDRGIVLTGGGALLRNLDRVISEETNMPVVIAEDPLDCVAIGTGKALDNIDLFKNRTSDSYR; encoded by the coding sequence ATGTTTGGAATCGGTACTAGAGACCTTGGAATAGATTTAGGTACTGCAAATACACTTGTTTATGTTAAAGGAAAAGGAATTGTTGTACGTGAACCGTCAGTTGTAGCATTACAAACAGATACAAAGCAAATTGTAGCAGTTGGTAATGATGCGAAAAATATGATTGGTCGTACACCTGGAAATGTTGTAGCACTTCGTCCTATGAAAGATGGCGTAATTGCTGATTATGAAACAACAGCAACAATGATGAAATATTACATCAAACAAGCACAAAAAACAAAAAGTTTGTTTGCTGGCAAGCCTTATGTAATGGTATGCGTACCATCAGGAATTACGGCTGTTGAGAAACGCGCGGTTATTGACGCAACTCGCCAAGCTGGAGCTCGTGATGCTTATACAATTGAAGAACCATTTGCAGCAGCAATCGGGGCAAATTTACCTGTTTGGGAACCAACAGGAAGCATGGTGGTTGACATTGGTGGCGGTACTACAGAAGTAGCAATTATCTCATTGGGTGGTATTGTAACATGTCAGTCAATCCGTATTGCTGGAGACGAAATGGATGAAGCAATCATCCAATATATTCGCAAAAATTACAATCTTATGATTGGTGAACGTACGTCAGAAGCGTTAAAAGTTGAAATTGGTTCAGCAGGTATCCCTGAAGGAATCGATAACATGGAGATTCGTGGACGTGACTTATTAACTGGGTTACCGAAAACAATTGAGATTTCGGCAGAAGAGATTGCTGATGCGTTGAAAGATACGGTTGCAGCTATTGTTGATTCAGTAAAAGGTACGCTTGAAAAAACACCACCAGAATTAGCGGCAGATATTATGGACCGCGGAATTGTGTTAACAGGCGGCGGTGCCTTACTACGCAATTTAGATCGTGTAATTAGTGAAGAAACAAATATGCCTGTTGTCATTGCAGAAGATCCGTTAGACTGTGTAGCAATTGGAACAGGAAAAGCATTAGATAATATTGATTTATTCAAAAATCGTACAAGCGATTCATATCGCTAA
- the radC gene encoding DNA repair protein RadC, whose protein sequence is MNESLMMKDFPYEERPRERLMQKGASSLSNHELISILLRTGTKEESVFQLANRILRYFDGLELLQNATLDEMVRMKGIGQAKAVQLMAAIELGKRMAQVKPGVKYAIRSPEDGANYVMEEMRTLLQEHFVCLYLNTKNQVLHKQTIFIGSLNSSIVHPREVFKEAFRRSAASIICVHNHPSGDPTPSREDIDVTKRLQECGLIIGIELLDHLIIGDRKYISLKEKGYM, encoded by the coding sequence ATGAATGAATCATTAATGATGAAAGATTTTCCATATGAAGAAAGACCAAGGGAGCGCCTTATGCAAAAAGGTGCTTCCAGCTTATCAAATCATGAACTTATCTCTATCTTGCTTCGAACAGGAACGAAAGAAGAATCCGTTTTTCAACTAGCCAATCGAATTCTGCGCTATTTTGATGGATTGGAGCTATTACAAAATGCAACGCTGGATGAAATGGTGAGAATGAAAGGAATTGGACAAGCAAAAGCGGTTCAGCTTATGGCTGCAATTGAACTCGGAAAGCGGATGGCTCAGGTGAAACCAGGAGTAAAGTACGCTATTCGAAGCCCAGAAGATGGAGCAAATTACGTAATGGAAGAAATGCGTACATTACTTCAAGAGCATTTTGTCTGCCTTTATTTAAACACGAAAAACCAGGTTCTTCATAAACAAACCATCTTTATTGGTAGCCTCAATTCATCGATTGTACATCCTCGTGAAGTCTTTAAAGAAGCTTTCCGTCGCTCGGCAGCCTCTATTATTTGTGTACACAATCACCCTTCCGGAGACCCTACACCTAGTCGAGAAGATATCGATGTGACTAAACGCTTGCAAGAGTGTGGATTAATCATTGGTATTGAACTTTTAGACCATTTAATTATTGGGGATCGAAAATATATTAGCTTAAAAGAAAAAGGATATATGTAA
- a CDS encoding Maf-like protein, whose translation MNKELILASGSPRRKELLQQLHIPFSVHVSNVDEKVNPNYSPSEVVMDLALQKASDVAMLYPNHIVLGSDTVVVYKDIILGKPASEAEAVQTLEMLSGKKHQVLTGVALVEGEQVQTFYEKTDVEFWLLTVDEITQYVRTGEPMDKAGSYGIQGLGAAFVKSIQGDYFSVVGLPLSRTIRELRKRGFAYSN comes from the coding sequence ATGAACAAAGAATTAATATTAGCCTCTGGCTCTCCTCGTCGTAAAGAACTGCTACAGCAGCTTCACATTCCTTTTTCCGTACATGTAAGCAACGTTGATGAAAAAGTTAATCCAAACTATTCACCGTCTGAGGTGGTGATGGATTTAGCATTGCAAAAAGCATCTGATGTTGCAATGCTGTATCCCAATCATATTGTACTAGGTTCCGATACGGTTGTTGTCTACAAAGACATTATTTTAGGAAAACCAGCTAGCGAAGCAGAAGCAGTTCAAACCTTAGAGATGCTTTCAGGAAAAAAACATCAGGTTCTTACAGGAGTAGCTCTTGTAGAAGGTGAGCAAGTTCAGACATTCTATGAAAAAACAGATGTTGAATTTTGGTTATTAACAGTAGATGAAATTACGCAGTACGTTCGAACGGGTGAGCCAATGGACAAGGCAGGCTCGTACGGTATACAAGGCCTAGGAGCTGCGTTTGTCAAAAGCATTCAAGGTGATTACTTTTCTGTTGTTGGTCTGCCATTGTCTCGTACAATAAGAGAACTGAGAAAGCGTGGTTTCGCCTACTCCAATTGA
- a CDS encoding SPOR domain-containing protein, producing MDKQNPKVTVKINGKQKNIQDTTAPKEKEEDVVWVLPEKIEMSERKVVSIEEVRNEKKKQPKKSKEPKEPKEPVGKITINKSSFSAVRKFIVIVGLAVTVGVGFGMFGLNTITNDKQPTPVSKTPSAVAVNSEVTNQPEQTSAVKKEPKENAKSSAKATVDAFQIYIVQAGVFSSKEAANKAKENLSGESVVFGKDNTYTIVIGASTSESKAKELRDTYKKSSEDAYVKSYEMKGAAQLAESDEKVMSTLQPFMANVMDQVGKAAEGNKVSSVSEVKKELDKIQEQTDNKEIGKLIKTLEQSVSSLESFNQSSKKSDSDEATKYLLTSLVQYQQIIKK from the coding sequence GTGGACAAGCAAAATCCAAAAGTTACGGTCAAAATTAATGGTAAACAAAAGAATATACAAGATACGACTGCACCTAAGGAAAAGGAAGAAGACGTAGTATGGGTTCTTCCAGAAAAAATCGAGATGTCTGAGCGCAAAGTCGTTTCAATTGAAGAAGTGCGCAACGAAAAGAAAAAGCAGCCCAAAAAGTCCAAAGAGCCCAAAGAGCCCAAAGAGCCCGTAGGTAAAATAACCATCAATAAATCATCGTTCTCAGCAGTGAGGAAATTCATTGTCATTGTAGGATTAGCAGTTACCGTCGGCGTAGGATTTGGCATGTTTGGCTTAAATACGATTACCAATGATAAGCAGCCCACTCCGGTCAGTAAAACTCCATCGGCAGTTGCGGTTAATTCTGAAGTGACTAATCAGCCGGAACAAACAAGTGCGGTTAAAAAAGAACCAAAAGAAAACGCAAAGTCTTCAGCAAAAGCAACGGTTGATGCATTCCAAATCTATATTGTACAAGCAGGTGTTTTTTCTTCAAAAGAAGCAGCGAATAAAGCAAAAGAAAACCTAAGTGGCGAAAGCGTTGTTTTTGGAAAAGATAATACTTACACCATTGTCATAGGAGCTAGCACAAGTGAATCAAAAGCAAAAGAGCTGAGGGATACCTATAAAAAAAGTAGTGAAGATGCCTATGTAAAATCATACGAGATGAAAGGTGCTGCTCAGCTGGCAGAAAGTGACGAAAAAGTAATGTCAACTCTACAACCATTTATGGCTAACGTAATGGATCAAGTAGGAAAAGCAGCGGAAGGAAACAAAGTATCAAGCGTAAGCGAGGTCAAGAAAGAACTGGATAAAATCCAAGAGCAAACGGATAATAAAGAGATAGGAAAGTTAATTAAAACATTGGAACAATCGGTTTCTTCACTTGAATCATTTAATCAATCAAGTAAAAAAAGCGATAGTGATGAAGCGACTAAGTATTTGCTAACGTCTCTTGTTCAGTATCAGCAAATCATTAAGAAGTAA
- a CDS encoding prepilin peptidase yields the protein MTMLYIFTIGLVLGSFYNVVGLRIPIGKSIVKPRSSCPKCQHVLTTRELLPVLSYIVQIGKCRHCSTAIPIKYPIIEFLTGILFVLSFQLYGFQLEVIVACTLISLLIIIVVSDLSYMLIPNKVLLFFLPFVIIQRLFIPLTPWWDMFLGGFVGFTLLLLISLMSKGGMGGGDIKLYGVLGLILGCKLIVLSFFLAALVGTSVGLLGMAIGKVQRGKPIPFGPSIATGTLVAYYYGDVLINWYFTYVFNI from the coding sequence ATGACTATGCTTTATATTTTCACAATAGGTCTTGTTTTAGGGTCTTTTTATAACGTGGTAGGTTTACGAATCCCCATTGGAAAATCTATCGTCAAGCCACGATCGAGCTGTCCTAAATGTCAACATGTTTTGACAACTCGAGAGCTTCTGCCAGTGCTGTCTTATATAGTGCAAATAGGGAAGTGCCGACACTGTAGTACAGCTATCCCAATTAAGTATCCAATTATAGAGTTTTTAACAGGTATTTTGTTTGTTTTATCTTTTCAATTATATGGCTTTCAGTTAGAAGTTATTGTCGCATGTACGCTCATATCGTTGTTGATAATTATTGTAGTCTCCGATTTATCATACATGCTTATTCCTAACAAGGTGCTTTTGTTCTTTTTACCATTTGTAATTATCCAACGACTCTTTATTCCTCTTACACCGTGGTGGGATATGTTCTTAGGCGGTTTTGTAGGGTTTACTCTTTTGCTTTTAATAAGCTTAATGAGCAAAGGTGGAATGGGAGGAGGTGATATTAAGTTGTACGGAGTTCTTGGTTTAATTCTTGGTTGTAAGCTTATTGTCCTTTCTTTCTTTTTGGCTGCATTAGTTGGTACAAGCGTTGGGTTACTTGGTATGGCAATAGGGAAAGTTCAACGTGGAAAGCCAATTCCATTCGGCCCTTCAATCGCAACAGGAACGCTTGTTGCATATTATTATGGAGATGTTCTTATCAACTGGTACTTTACATATGTATTTAACATATGA
- a CDS encoding prepilin-type N-terminal cleavage/methylation domain-containing protein, with protein sequence MEKLIKKVLGNEKALTLIELLGVIVILGIIAAIAIPSIGGMIQKSREDAVKSDALKVLRTAQAYIVSNDFKDHDEDIKITKKQLKPYVELESLNLELKEVIYNGETYAIEGFGVAGKKIITFNRATIKDIQSKHSSKVTIAVNPSRTSENNERTYKQ encoded by the coding sequence GTGGAAAAATTGATTAAAAAAGTCTTGGGGAATGAAAAAGCATTAACTCTCATTGAACTATTAGGTGTAATCGTTATACTTGGAATTATCGCAGCAATTGCCATTCCAAGTATCGGTGGAATGATTCAAAAGTCTCGTGAGGATGCGGTTAAGTCTGATGCTCTTAAAGTATTAAGAACCGCTCAAGCTTACATTGTATCTAATGATTTTAAAGATCATGATGAAGACATAAAAATCACCAAAAAGCAATTAAAGCCATATGTAGAATTGGAAAGTTTAAATTTAGAACTTAAAGAAGTGATTTACAATGGAGAAACTTACGCAATAGAAGGGTTTGGCGTAGCAGGTAAGAAAATTATTACTTTTAATAGAGCTACTATTAAGGATATACAGTCAAAACATAGTAGTAAGGTTACTATAGCAGTAAATCCATCACGTACTTCTGAAAACAATGAGAGAACTTATAAACAATGA
- a CDS encoding DUF420 domain-containing protein gives MSKENEKIVPTSNKNYTGIILTVSLIANAIILALFFSPIGYQGEVHFDLTIFPRLNAILNSFTFIFLVAALVSILKKNIKAHKGFILAAFSSTLLFLVFYLTFHYMSTETATFDGEGIIRPIYFFILITHSFLAAVVVPLALFSTVWGWTMQVNKHKKIVRWTMPIWLYVSFTGVLVYLFMAPYY, from the coding sequence ATGAGTAAGGAAAATGAGAAAATAGTGCCGACTAGTAATAAAAATTACACGGGCATTATCTTAACGGTTTCATTAATTGCAAATGCAATTATCTTAGCACTGTTCTTTTCACCAATCGGTTATCAAGGAGAGGTTCACTTTGACCTAACAATCTTTCCGCGATTAAATGCAATATTAAACAGTTTTACTTTTATCTTTCTTGTAGCGGCATTAGTATCAATTTTAAAGAAAAACATTAAAGCTCATAAAGGGTTTATTTTAGCGGCATTTTCTTCAACTCTCTTGTTTCTTGTTTTTTATTTGACATTTCACTATATGTCAACGGAAACAGCAACTTTTGATGGGGAAGGGATTATTCGCCCAATCTATTTCTTTATTTTAATTACTCATAGCTTCTTAGCGGCCGTAGTTGTTCCACTTGCACTGTTTTCAACGGTTTGGGGCTGGACAATGCAAGTAAATAAACATAAAAAAATTGTTCGCTGGACAATGCCTATTTGGCTTTATGTAAGTTTTACAGGTGTACTTGTATACTTGTTTATGGCACCTTATTATTAA
- a CDS encoding bifunctional folylpolyglutamate synthase/dihydrofolate synthase translates to MIQTYDEALQWIHNRLRFGIKPGLERMNWMLEQLDYPHQNIKAIHIAGTNGKGSTVTYMRHMLQEAGYNVGTFTSPYIETFNERISINGTPISDEDMLRLVQEVKAVVERVEETEFGAATEFEVITLMFFLYFGYHKDVDYVLVEAGLGGRYDSTNVVEPLLTIITNIGFDHMAVLGNTVDKIAFEKAGIIKSAVPLVTGVEQKEAIEVIESIARDHEASLDRLGRDFTIESYKVLENGEAFTLQTPVHTYENLELGMFGYHQVKNATLAIRALEILHQKGELKLSYAQLAEGLKKARWSGRFEKISDSPLVIIDGAHNQEGVDSLLSTLRLHYENKRIHIIFSCLNDKSAEEMVASLEDIAESITFTSFDFPRARTGQELYELSKHPNKKVNEEWQEAIEQALLSHAKPNNLIIITGSLYFISEVRSFLLHS, encoded by the coding sequence ATGATACAAACATATGATGAGGCCTTACAATGGATACATAATCGCTTACGCTTTGGCATAAAGCCAGGCTTAGAGCGAATGAACTGGATGCTTGAACAACTTGATTATCCCCATCAAAATATAAAAGCTATTCATATTGCGGGCACGAATGGAAAAGGCTCAACTGTTACGTATATGCGCCATATGCTTCAAGAAGCAGGTTATAATGTGGGAACATTTACTTCTCCCTATATTGAAACGTTTAATGAACGAATCAGCATAAATGGCACGCCAATTTCAGATGAAGACATGCTTCGCCTTGTACAAGAAGTTAAAGCAGTTGTAGAAAGGGTAGAAGAGACAGAATTTGGCGCTGCGACTGAGTTTGAAGTCATTACGTTGATGTTCTTTTTATATTTTGGCTATCATAAAGACGTTGATTATGTTCTTGTTGAAGCTGGACTTGGTGGTCGGTATGACTCAACAAATGTCGTTGAACCACTGTTAACGATTATTACGAATATTGGGTTTGATCACATGGCTGTATTAGGGAATACGGTAGATAAGATTGCTTTTGAAAAAGCAGGAATCATTAAGTCAGCAGTACCTTTAGTGACCGGTGTAGAACAAAAAGAAGCGATAGAAGTAATTGAAAGCATCGCTCGTGACCATGAGGCGTCGCTAGATCGTTTGGGCAGGGACTTTACAATTGAAAGTTACAAGGTTTTAGAAAATGGCGAAGCCTTTACATTACAAACACCTGTTCATACTTATGAAAATCTTGAACTTGGCATGTTTGGCTATCATCAAGTGAAAAACGCAACCTTAGCGATTCGAGCTTTAGAGATTCTACATCAAAAAGGAGAGCTAAAACTTTCTTATGCTCAGCTAGCAGAAGGTTTAAAAAAAGCACGGTGGAGCGGACGCTTTGAAAAAATTAGTGATTCTCCATTAGTAATTATTGATGGTGCCCATAATCAAGAAGGCGTAGACAGCCTATTGAGTACGCTGCGTCTTCATTATGAAAACAAACGGATTCATATCATTTTCAGCTGCTTAAATGATAAGAGTGCGGAGGAAATGGTGGCAAGTTTGGAAGATATAGCTGAGAGCATTACCTTTACATCATTTGATTTTCCAAGAGCGAGAACAGGCCAAGAACTATATGAGCTCAGCAAGCATCCTAATAAAAAAGTGAACGAAGAATGGCAAGAAGCAATTGAACAAGCTCTTTTAAGTCATGCTAAACCGAATAACTTAATCATCATTACAGGTTCGCTTTACTTTATTTCAGAAGTTCGATCATTTTTACTTCACTCATAA